The Streptomyces achromogenes genome window below encodes:
- a CDS encoding GNAT family N-acetyltransferase — protein MDHAAVLALYDRDMREGARPESSDARVERTGNVVRHIGGDDGWNGVVWSDLDGAGADAAIAEQIAFFTGLGRGFEWKLYGHDRPADLGRRLRSAGFTPEPQETLLVGETGDQLVDARPPEGVRIVPVTDRAGVELLVEAHEKAFGREGSGLRDLLLARLATDPDTLVAVVALAGETPVSSARMELIEGAAFAGLWGGGTVDGWRGRGVYRALIAHRARIAADRGYRYLQVDASDQSRPILERLGFTALSTTTPYVYAP, from the coding sequence ATGGATCACGCCGCGGTACTCGCCCTGTACGACCGGGACATGCGCGAAGGCGCACGTCCCGAGAGCTCCGACGCACGGGTCGAGCGGACCGGGAACGTGGTCCGGCACATCGGCGGGGACGACGGATGGAACGGCGTCGTCTGGTCGGACCTGGACGGTGCCGGCGCCGACGCGGCCATCGCGGAACAGATCGCCTTCTTCACGGGGCTCGGCCGCGGGTTCGAGTGGAAGCTGTACGGGCACGACCGTCCGGCCGATCTCGGGCGGCGGCTCAGGTCGGCCGGCTTCACGCCCGAGCCGCAGGAGACCCTGCTGGTCGGCGAGACGGGCGACCAGCTCGTCGACGCCCGGCCGCCCGAGGGCGTCCGCATCGTGCCGGTCACCGACCGGGCGGGCGTCGAGCTCCTGGTCGAGGCCCACGAGAAGGCCTTCGGCCGGGAGGGCTCCGGGCTGCGGGACCTGCTGCTGGCCCGCCTCGCCACCGACCCGGACACCCTCGTCGCCGTCGTCGCCCTGGCCGGGGAGACGCCGGTGAGCTCGGCGCGGATGGAGCTGATCGAGGGTGCCGCGTTCGCCGGGCTGTGGGGCGGCGGCACGGTCGACGGCTGGCGCGGTCGCGGTGTCTACCGCGCCCTGATCGCCCATCGCGCCCGTATCGCCGCCGACCGCGGATACCGCTACCTCCAGGTCGACGCCTCCGACCAGAGCCGCCCCATTCTCGAACGCCTCGGCTTCACGGCGCTCAGCACGACGACGCCGTACGTGTACGCGCCGTGA
- a CDS encoding alpha/beta hydrolase, with translation MLANLSTRPGLRSCALAATAALTLLGGAGLPTVAANRAGDGGDPPDLSRFTGQKVAWSACKGEGMPKDLQCAKLTVPLDYSRPKAGTLDLALARYRATGDKRGSVVLNFGGPGGAGVPELAYGGKEFMDLTDGYDVVTLDPRGVGRSSPVSCGEGEESGLAPLNDDTALADPPKLLSRLKQAAADCAEHSGPVLPHIGTVHAAQDLDVMRQALGDRKLNYLGFSYGSRLGAVYAARFPDKVGRMVLDGVDTLTEPLTEQGIAGARGQQVALDDFVGWCVKDIACPFGQDPRVARQEVVRLVRSLDEDPLPTDFGDDFTGQDLVGALGQGLYSRELWPLLERALAQLIENGDPSGVLGFTTGGFTRPLPFPVPLPVPLPPRAAGRTDPSPGALVDAEDVPLDNLPAALMAINCADDPDRPTAARITADLERLRTAYDKASPVFGRYRLNEVLLCYGRPKGTDFIRDEVKDLRTPKILLIGTRGDPATPYRWTVETAKRLGSSAVVLDNKGEGHTGYGSSKCVHRKVDDFLLYGSLPPSGSSCGPDEDAG, from the coding sequence ATGCTGGCCAATCTGTCGACGCGGCCCGGGCTGCGGAGCTGTGCGCTCGCCGCGACCGCCGCACTGACCCTGCTCGGCGGCGCGGGTCTGCCGACGGTCGCCGCGAACCGCGCGGGCGACGGGGGCGACCCTCCGGACCTGTCCCGGTTCACCGGTCAGAAGGTCGCCTGGTCGGCGTGCAAGGGCGAGGGCATGCCCAAGGATCTGCAGTGCGCCAAGCTGACCGTCCCGCTCGACTACTCCCGTCCCAAGGCGGGCACGCTCGACCTCGCGCTGGCCCGCTACCGGGCCACGGGCGACAAGCGCGGTTCGGTGGTGCTCAACTTCGGCGGGCCCGGCGGCGCGGGCGTCCCCGAACTCGCCTACGGCGGCAAGGAGTTCATGGACCTGACGGACGGCTACGACGTGGTCACCCTCGACCCGCGCGGCGTCGGCCGCTCCTCCCCCGTCAGCTGCGGGGAGGGCGAGGAGAGCGGGCTGGCCCCGCTGAACGACGACACGGCCCTCGCCGATCCGCCGAAGCTCCTCAGCCGGCTGAAGCAGGCCGCCGCCGACTGCGCCGAGCACTCCGGACCGGTCCTGCCGCACATCGGCACCGTACACGCGGCCCAGGACCTCGACGTCATGCGGCAGGCGCTCGGCGACCGGAAGCTCAACTACCTCGGCTTCTCCTACGGCAGCCGGCTCGGTGCGGTGTACGCGGCCCGGTTCCCCGACAAGGTGGGCCGGATGGTCCTCGACGGGGTCGACACCCTCACCGAGCCGCTCACCGAGCAGGGCATTGCGGGCGCCCGGGGCCAGCAGGTGGCACTGGACGACTTCGTCGGCTGGTGCGTGAAGGACATCGCCTGCCCCTTCGGGCAGGATCCGCGGGTGGCGCGCCAGGAGGTCGTGCGGCTGGTCCGCTCCCTCGACGAGGATCCGCTGCCGACCGACTTCGGCGACGACTTCACCGGACAGGATCTGGTGGGCGCCCTCGGGCAGGGCCTGTACAGCAGGGAGTTGTGGCCCCTGCTGGAGCGGGCGCTGGCCCAGCTGATCGAGAACGGCGACCCCAGCGGGGTCCTCGGGTTCACGACCGGCGGCTTCACCCGTCCGCTGCCGTTCCCCGTGCCGCTTCCGGTCCCGCTGCCGCCGCGGGCCGCGGGCCGCACCGATCCCTCCCCCGGCGCCCTGGTCGACGCGGAGGACGTACCCCTCGACAACCTGCCCGCGGCTCTCATGGCGATCAACTGCGCGGACGACCCGGACCGGCCCACCGCCGCCCGGATCACCGCGGACCTGGAACGGCTGCGGACCGCCTACGACAAGGCGTCACCGGTCTTCGGCCGGTACCGGCTCAACGAGGTCCTGCTGTGCTACGGCCGCCCCAAGGGCACCGACTTCATCCGCGACGAGGTGAAGGACCTGCGCACCCCGAAGATCCTCCTGATCGGCACGCGCGGCGACCCGGCGACGCCGTACCGCTGGACCGTGGAGACGGCGAAGCGCCTCGGCTCGTCGGCCGTGGTGCTCGACAACAAGGGCGAGGGCCACACCGGGTACGGATCGTCGAAGTGCGTGCACCGCAAGGTCGACGACTTCCTGCTGTACGGATCGCTCCCGCCCAGCGGCAGCTCGTGCGGGCCGGACGAGGACGCCGGCTGA
- a CDS encoding chaplin, whose product MKRVTRTGVMAVAVVSGAMAVTLPAHADSAANGVAAGSPGLISGNGVQLPVHLPVNLCGNTVDVVGVLNPAAGNTCANKGGADASGGHGGRGGQGAHGGHGEHGDRGGQGGQGGQGGQGGHGEHGDRGGHGARGGPGASAGGGAVAQGDMEGSPGVVSGNGLQLPVQLPVNVSGNSVNVVGIGDPAFGNRSVNTSGEKPEGPAHEPPSRHTPPSRPQDPGPKASPSAPTVESGTRGPVALSSLAHTGADATLTALAGSTAMLLGGALLYRRFRPGAER is encoded by the coding sequence ATGAAGCGGGTTACCCGAACCGGTGTGATGGCCGTCGCCGTGGTCTCCGGCGCGATGGCCGTGACACTGCCCGCACACGCCGACTCCGCGGCGAACGGCGTCGCGGCCGGCTCGCCGGGGCTGATCTCCGGCAACGGGGTGCAGCTGCCGGTACACCTCCCGGTGAACCTGTGCGGGAACACGGTCGACGTGGTGGGGGTGCTGAACCCCGCCGCGGGCAACACCTGTGCCAACAAGGGCGGAGCCGACGCCTCCGGCGGTCACGGCGGGCGTGGCGGGCAGGGTGCGCACGGCGGGCACGGCGAGCACGGCGATCGTGGCGGGCAGGGCGGGCAGGGCGGGCAGGGCGGGCAGGGCGGGCACGGCGAGCACGGCGATCGTGGCGGTCACGGAGCGCGCGGTGGGCCCGGAGCGTCCGCCGGCGGCGGGGCCGTCGCGCAGGGCGACATGGAGGGTTCGCCGGGCGTCGTCTCCGGCAACGGCCTGCAGTTGCCGGTGCAGCTCCCGGTGAACGTCAGCGGCAACAGCGTCAACGTCGTCGGTATCGGCGACCCGGCGTTCGGCAATCGGTCCGTGAACACCTCCGGCGAGAAGCCCGAGGGACCCGCGCACGAGCCGCCGTCCCGGCACACCCCGCCCTCGCGGCCCCAGGACCCGGGGCCGAAGGCCAGTCCCTCGGCGCCGACCGTCGAGTCCGGGACCAGGGGCCCCGTGGCCCTGTCGTCGCTGGCCCACACGGGTGCCGACGCCACGCTGACCGCGCTGGCGGGCAGTACGGCGATGCTGCTCGGCGGAGCGCTGCTGTACCGCAGGTTCCGCCCGGGCGCGGAGCGCTGA
- a CDS encoding SPW repeat protein, which yields MANVSPTRGDMSTHPDVSEMQARYARMLGGRDVALVDGPVFLLGLYCAVSPWILHYTVSQPALMTHNLIVGIAIALLGLGFTAAPARMYGLSWAMCAAGIWMIIAPWVVGDSPDAGVAVNNIIIGALALVLGLLCTATAARSTPKP from the coding sequence ATGGCCAACGTCTCGCCCACCAGAGGTGACATGTCGACGCACCCCGACGTTTCCGAGATGCAGGCGCGGTACGCGCGCATGCTCGGTGGTCGTGATGTGGCGCTCGTGGACGGACCGGTGTTCCTGCTCGGTCTGTACTGTGCCGTGTCCCCGTGGATCCTCCACTACACCGTCAGTCAGCCCGCGCTCATGACCCACAACCTGATCGTGGGCATCGCGATCGCCCTGCTGGGCCTCGGGTTCACCGCGGCTCCCGCCCGTATGTACGGCCTGAGCTGGGCCATGTGCGCGGCCGGCATCTGGATGATCATTGCGCCGTGGGTCGTAGGCGACAGCCCGGACGCCGGTGTCGCGGTGAACAACATCATCATCGGCGCCCTGGCGCTGGTCCTGGGGCTGCTGTGCACCGCCACGGCGGCGAGGAGCACGCCCAAGCCGTAG